A genomic region of Elaeis guineensis isolate ETL-2024a chromosome 9, EG11, whole genome shotgun sequence contains the following coding sequences:
- the LOC105051621 gene encoding uncharacterized protein codes for MSLSHAPSSNSFGPYVLIFLSFSFISFSFHPTSAATLTLQNHTDRLALLSFKSLLSDPLGSLVSWNNESLHFCNWWGITCGGRRHPLRVTAIDLESQGLAGSISPSLANLTFLRRINLANNRFHGQIPAELSLLPRLQNLNLRVNSLEGEIPSNLSHCPNLEYLSLRNNMLQGEIPREFSSHRKLQTLIASNNNLTGRVPPLLGSSPSLTVLHLGYNGLTGGIPPFLANSSSLLVVNLSGNGLIGEIPHSLFNSSSLQVIDLFNNRLTGGVPTFSMIRASPLFLLGLSKNLLSGSIPPSMGNLSSLQYLYLAENNLEGSIPESLGKIPGLEVIDLSINNLSGRMPPPLYNLSSLAYLGVGGNRLFGTLPPDLGVTLPNLQSLVMQSNLFHGPIPASLYNASKIQMLDLAMNSFKGLLSPSVGSLKNLVELNLGSNQLQANVRSVLYSLTNCTLLERLYLQHNKLEGTLQVSIGNLSTKLENLLIGGNQISGTVPLEIGKLVSLTVLFMNKNLFTGSVPPTIGRLQNLIQLDISGNKFSGPIPSSIGNLTQLNELYMQDNELSSNIPASAGECRNLNILNLSNNALVGPIPKELVALSSLARALDLSYNNLSGPIPMEVGSLINLDCLNVSNNRLSGEIPSILGACQHLEYLHLEGNFFRGSIPQSFISLRGVKELDLSRNNLSGRIPEFFGSFSSLQYLNLSFNDLEGEVPKDGVFGNSSETFVLGNKRLCGGDPKLQLPPCSIEASKRNIFKKIIIIASVAAILFLCFLVILLQLRKGREKSPSVPSLEDKYRMISYTDILKATDGFSSANLVGTGSSGFVYKGKLDGEEKFVAVKVFNIQQVGALESFKTECEIIRNVRHYNLVKIITSCSSMDSSGNDFKALIFEYMPNGSLEEWLHPRAQECDQTRNLNLTQRLNIALDVASALCYLHHNIEVPAIHCDLKPSNVLLDNDMTAHVGDFGLARFLSTSGSTTSEKSTSLVGIKGTIGYVAPEYAMGSQISTQGDVYSYGILLLEMLTGKKPTNNMFKDGLNLHKFVDMAFPESVMEILDPQILQNESEEVDGNIRNDNFSRMQLRRCIISLIRIGLLCSKESPNERPRMRDVTTKVRVVKEMSSIVEINEEGANLPE; via the exons ATGTCTCTCTCGCATGCTCCAAGCTCCAATTCATTTGGGCCATATGTTCTCatctttctctccttctcttttatctCGTTTTCCTTTCATCCTACGTCCGCTGCTACCCTAACCTTACAAAACCACACTGACCGGCTGGCCCTTCTATCCTTCAAGTCCTTGTTGTCCGATCCCTTGGGATCCTTGGTCTCATGGAACAACGAATCACTCCATTTCTGTAACTGGTGGGGCATCACTTGTGGTGGCCGACGGCACCCGCTACGTGTCACCGCCATAGATCTCGAGTCCCAGGGACTCGCTGGTTCTATATCACCCTCCTTAGCCAACCTTACCTTCCTTAGACGAATCAACCTAGCAAACAACCGATTCCATGGACAAATTCCGGCAGAGCTCAGCCTTCTTCCCCGGCTTCAGAACCTCAACCTGAGAGTAAATTCACTTGAAGGAGAGATTCCATCCAATTTGAGTCACTGCCCCAACCTCGAGTACCTCAGCCTAAGGAACAACATGCTTCAAGGAGAGATACCCAGAGAGTTCAGCTCCCATCGCAAGCTCCAAACGCTGATTGCCAGCAACAACAATCTTACAGGTCGCGTCCCGCCTCTGCTGGGGAGCAGTCCCTCCCTCACTGTCCTTCATCTAGGATACAATGGTCTTACAGGAGGTATCCCACCTTTTCTTGCAAATAGCTCATCCCTTCTTGTTGTCAATCTTTCAGGCAACGGGCTCATTGGAGAAATCCCGCATTCACTTTTTAATAGCTCGTCCCTCCAAGTCATTGATCTTTTTAACAACAGACTGACAGGTGGGGTGCCAACCTTCTCGATGATCCGTGCTTCTCCGCTCTTCCTTCTTGGTTTGTCAAAAAACTTACTCTCAGGAAGCATCCCTCCATCAATGGGAAACCTCTCCTCACTCCAGTATCTTTACCTTGCTGAAAACAACTTGGAGGGAAGTATTCCAGAAAGCTTAGGCAAGATTCCGGGCTTAGAAGTGATCGACCTATCCATAAACAACTTGTCCGGAAGAATGCCACCACCACTTTACAACCTCTCGTCACTCGCTTATTTGGGTGTGGGCGGGAACCGGCTCTTCGGGACCCTTCCACCAGACTTAGGCGTCACGCTTCCAAACCTTCAATCTCTGGTCATGCAATCCAACCTATTTCATGGGCCTATCCCAGCTTCATTATACAATGCTTCAAAGATTCAAATGCTCGATCTAGCCATGAACTCGTTCAAAGGGTTACTGTCCCCCAGTGTAGGATCCCTGAAAAATCTAGTCGAGCTAAATCTTGGGAGCAATCAGCTCCAAGCCAACGTTCGGAGCGTCCTCTATTCTTTGACCAATTGCACCCTTCTAGAGAGGTTGTATCTCCAACACAATAAGCTTGAGGGCACCCTCCAGGTGTCAATAGGCAATCTCTCCACAAAGCTTGAGAACTTGTTGATAGGAGGTAACCAAATATCTGGAACCGTCCCACTTGAGATTGGGAAACTTGTCAGCCTTACCGTTTTGTTTATGAATAAAAATCTTTTTACAGGTAGTGTCCCTCCTACCATCGGAAGGCTTCAGAACTTAATTCAACTAGACATATCTGGAAACAAATTTTCAGGCCCCATCCCATCTTCTATAGGAAATCTCACCCAATTAAATGAGCTTTACATGCAAGACAACGAACTGAGCAGCAATATCCCTGCAAGCGCCGGAGAATGTAGAAATTTGAATATATTAAACCTTTCGAATAATGCACTTGTTGGACCCATACCAAAGGAACTTGTTGCTCTCTCCTCACTAGCACGAGCCCTGGATCTATCGTATAATAATCTCTCTGGGCCAATTCCCATGGAAGTGGGTAGCTTGATCAACCTCGACTGTTTAAATGTCTCCAATAACCGGTTGTCAGGCGAAATTCCTAGCATTCTCGGTGCTTGTCAGCATTTGGAATACCTCCACTTGGAAGGCAACTTCTTTCGTGGAAGCATTCCACAATCCTTCATTAGCTTGAGAGGTGTCAAGGAGCTGGATCTTTCTCGAAACAACTTGTCTGGGCGAATTCCAGAATTCTTTGGGTCCTTTAGTTCTTTGCAGTATCTAAATTTGTCGTTCAATGACCTTGAAGGCGAAGTGCCTAAGGATGGTGTCTTTGGCAATTCCAGTGAAACTTTTGTCCTTGGGAACAAGAGGCTTTGTGGAGGCGATCCAAAGTTGCAACTACCACCATGCTCAATCGAAGCCTCCAAAAGAAACATATTCAAGAAAATTATCATAATCGCAAGTGTTGCAGCAATCTTATTCTTGTGTTTCCTGGTAATTCTTTTGCAACTGAGGAAGGGACGGGAAAAATCTCCATCTGTGCCCTCCCTGGAAGACAAGTACAGAATGATATCTTATACTGATATCCTCAAAGCTACTGATGGATTCTCTTCAGCCAATTTGGTGGGTACCGGAAGTTCTGGTTTTGTATATAAAGGGAAATTGGATGGTGAGGAGAAGTTCGTTGCTGTGAAGGTATTTAACATCCAACAAGTTGGAGCTCTGGAGAGTTTTAAAACCGAATGTGAAATCATAAGAAATGTTCGTCATTATAATCTTGTCAAAATCATCACTTCATGCTCAAGTATGGATTCTTCTGGTAATGATTTCAAAGCTCTAATCTTCGAGTACATGCCTAATGGGAGTTTGGAAGAGTGGTTGCATCCTAGAGCTCAGGAGTGTGATCAGACAAGAAACCTAAACCTGACTCAGAGGTTGAACATTGCCCTTGATGTGGCTTCTGCGCTATGTTATCTACATCACAACATTGAAGTGCCAGCGATTCACTGTGATCTAAAGCCAAGCAACGTTCTTCTTGACAATGACATGACCGCCCATGTGGGTGATTTTGGGCTTGCAAGGTTCCTCTCTACTTCCGGCTCTACAACGTCCGAAAAGTCAACAAGCTTAGTGGGGATAAAAGGAACGATTGGATATGTTGCACCAG AATATGCAATGGGTAGCCAAATATCCACACAAGGAGATGTGTATAGCTATGGAATACTATTGTTGGAGATGCTTACAGGAAAGAAGCCTACAAATAACATGTTTAAGGATGGCTTAAACCTTCATAAATTTGTCGATATGGCTTTCCCAGAAAGTGTCATGGAGATTTTGGATCCACAAATTTTGCAAAATGAGAGTGAAGAAGTTGATGGCAATATTAGAAATGATAATTTTAGTAGGATGCAATTGAGGAGATGCATAATTTCATTGATTAGAATTGGTCTCTTGTGCTCCAAGGAATCACCAAATGAACGACCAAGAATGAGAGATGTCACCACCAAGGTTCGTGTGGTCAAAGAAATGTCATCAATAGTTGAAATTAATGAAGAGGGAGCAAATTTGCCAGAATGA